One part of the Desulfonema ishimotonii genome encodes these proteins:
- a CDS encoding ATP-binding protein, whose product MGYPVVDEGKCVGCEECVDTCPQDVFEMADSKSKVVNPEDCVDCESCVEVCEEDAIELVED is encoded by the coding sequence ATGGGTTATCCTGTTGTTGATGAAGGAAAATGTGTAGGCTGCGAAGAGTGCGTTGACACCTGTCCCCAGGATGTTTTCGAGATGGCTGACAGCAAATCCAAAGTTGTTAATCCTGAAGACTGTGTGGATTGCGAAAGCTGCGTTGAAGTATGTGAAGAAGATGCCATTGAACTGGTCGAAGACTAA
- a CDS encoding 4Fe-4S dicluster domain-containing protein has product MFCPVQWQIRYKLKKGARDMAFNPVVDEGKCAGCEECVDVCPVDVYEMQEKNGKTVSVPVNAEECIGCDSCVEVCEEDAITVEEI; this is encoded by the coding sequence ATTTTTTGTCCTGTACAGTGGCAGATTCGTTACAAATTGAAAAAAGGAGCGCGTGATATGGCTTTTAATCCCGTTGTTGACGAAGGAAAATGTGCCGGGTGTGAGGAATGTGTGGACGTATGCCCGGTGGATGTTTATGAAATGCAGGAAAAAAACGGAAAGACCGTGTCGGTACCGGTAAACGCGGAAGAGTGTATCGGTTGCGACAGCTGCGTTGAGGTCTGCGAAGAAGACGCCATCACTGTGGAAGAGATCTGA
- a CDS encoding 4Fe-4S dicluster domain-containing protein: MAYPVIHDDRCVGCENCVDTCPEDVFEMEGIKAKVVHPSYCTGMGCGSCVEVCEEKAIEMVE, from the coding sequence ATGGCTTACCCTGTTATTCATGACGACAGATGTGTCGGCTGCGAAAATTGTGTTGACACCTGTCCCGAGGATGTTTTTGAGATGGAAGGCATTAAAGCCAAGGTCGTGCATCCCAGTTACTGCACTGGTATGGGGTGTGGGAGCTGTGTTGAAGTCTGTGAGGAAAAGGCCATTGAAATGGTTGAGTAG
- a CDS encoding YheT family hydrolase — protein MPLISHSDYRPPALLGNGHLQTIYPSLFRKVPGIRYCRERIPTPDGDFIDLDHSPVGSGRAVIISHGLEGHTDRSYVKGMVRAFNRCGWDAVAWNFRGCSGQPNRLLRSYHSGATDDLHTVVCHLLDTRKYDALALIGFSVGGNITLKYAGEKGRNLSPRIRCAATVSVPCDLKACARKLAETGNTLYMKRFLLDFREKIREKMAIMPGRIDDRGFEAIRTFTAFDNRYTAPLNGFADASEYYAQCSSGPFIPDIARPTLLISARNDPFLTPACFPVAEAANNPYFFLEIPASGGHVGFIRFNSPGEYWHETRIVSFVTAHV, from the coding sequence ATGCCGCTGATTTCACACTCGGATTACAGGCCGCCCGCACTGCTCGGCAACGGCCACCTTCAGACCATATACCCATCCCTCTTCCGTAAGGTGCCGGGCATAAGGTATTGCCGGGAGCGCATCCCGACCCCGGACGGGGATTTCATCGACCTGGACCATTCTCCGGTCGGGTCCGGGCGGGCGGTGATCATCTCCCACGGGCTGGAGGGGCATACAGACCGGAGCTACGTGAAAGGGATGGTCCGTGCCTTTAACCGCTGCGGGTGGGATGCGGTGGCGTGGAACTTCAGGGGATGCAGCGGCCAGCCCAACCGACTGCTGCGGTCCTATCACAGCGGGGCCACCGATGACCTTCACACGGTGGTCTGCCACCTTCTGGACACCCGGAAATACGATGCACTCGCCCTGATCGGCTTCAGCGTCGGCGGCAACATCACCCTCAAATACGCAGGGGAAAAGGGCCGCAACCTGTCCCCGCGCATCCGGTGTGCTGCGACCGTCTCCGTCCCCTGCGATCTGAAGGCCTGCGCCCGGAAGCTTGCGGAAACCGGCAATACCCTCTATATGAAACGTTTTCTCCTTGATTTCCGGGAGAAAATCCGGGAAAAAATGGCGATCATGCCGGGGCGGATTGACGACAGGGGATTTGAGGCGATCCGCACATTTACGGCCTTTGATAACCGGTATACGGCCCCGCTGAACGGGTTCGCCGACGCATCGGAGTATTATGCCCAATGCAGTTCCGGTCCCTTCATTCCGGATATCGCCCGGCCGACGCTGCTCATCAGCGCCCGGAACGACCCCTTTCTGACGCCTGCGTGTTTTCCGGTTGCGGAAGCCGCAAACAATCCTTACTTTTTTCTTGAAATCCCGGCGTCGGGGGGGCATGTCGGCTTTATCCGGTTTAACAGCCCCGGCGAATACTGGCATGAAACCCGGATTGTTTCGTTTGTCACAGCCCACGTCTGA
- a CDS encoding gamma carbonic anhydrase family protein: MIFEYKGKRPKIGKNVFIAPGAVIIGDVTIGDNSGIWYNSVVRGDSDSITIGKNTNIQDNCTVHIDKGKPMVIGDNVTIGHNAVVHGCTIEDHCLIGINATVLNGAHIRRGSIIASNALVREGQKVGPFHLVAGVPAILKKEMGEDMIGVLQVPADIYVKKALEFKDLKRIEP, translated from the coding sequence ATGATCTTTGAATATAAGGGAAAAAGGCCCAAAATCGGCAAAAACGTGTTCATCGCCCCGGGTGCTGTCATCATCGGGGATGTGACCATCGGAGACAACTCCGGCATCTGGTATAATTCTGTTGTCCGGGGCGATTCGGATTCCATTACCATCGGAAAAAACACCAATATTCAGGACAATTGCACGGTCCACATTGACAAGGGCAAACCGATGGTCATCGGCGATAACGTCACCATCGGTCACAATGCGGTCGTCCACGGCTGCACGATCGAGGACCACTGCCTCATCGGTATCAATGCCACGGTCCTGAACGGCGCACACATCCGAAGGGGATCGATTATCGCCTCCAATGCCCTGGTCAGAGAGGGCCAGAAGGTCGGGCCGTTTCATCTGGTGGCCGGTGTGCCCGCAATACTGAAAAAGGAGATGGGTGAGGATATGATCGGAGTTCTCCAGGTTCCGGCGGATATCTATGTGAAAAAAGCCCTGGAATTCAAAGACCTGAAACGGATTGAGCCGTAA
- a CDS encoding DUF3786 domain-containing protein — protein MSVVDLYRDILPKTNCKECGFSTCLAFASMVVSEKHPLENCPHLDSETVGRCRKELEAQYAAGKWTRRDMAADALGWARERAASMKISDLPDRIGGELLRRDGEDTLKLPYFAGHIYINTQGIVNEDGEAPGRWEQVFIYNHMSQGGRSLPAGNWKALQEIPNTVSKIKSMQAHVEAPLAERFRGRTGELLTAGKALGGRDITGETPSANAALVFRPFPKVPVTLLFWDAEEDDAFDAKVKLLFDETITEHLDIESILFLSERLVQLLCGDEG, from the coding sequence ATGTCTGTTGTTGATCTTTACAGAGATATTTTGCCTAAGACCAATTGCAAAGAATGCGGATTTTCCACCTGCCTTGCCTTTGCCAGCATGGTGGTGTCTGAAAAACACCCCCTGGAAAACTGTCCCCACCTTGATTCTGAGACTGTGGGAAGATGCCGGAAAGAGCTGGAGGCACAGTATGCAGCAGGGAAGTGGACCCGGCGCGACATGGCTGCCGATGCTCTGGGCTGGGCCAGAGAGCGGGCGGCCTCAATGAAAATCAGCGACCTGCCGGATCGGATTGGCGGGGAGTTGTTGCGCAGGGACGGCGAAGATACACTTAAACTCCCGTATTTCGCAGGCCACATTTACATAAACACCCAGGGCATTGTCAATGAGGATGGCGAGGCCCCTGGCCGGTGGGAGCAGGTTTTTATTTACAATCACATGTCCCAGGGCGGAAGATCGCTTCCTGCCGGAAACTGGAAGGCGCTTCAGGAAATTCCCAACACGGTTTCCAAAATCAAGTCGATGCAGGCCCATGTGGAAGCGCCCCTGGCCGAAAGGTTCCGGGGGCGTACGGGGGAACTGCTGACGGCGGGAAAGGCGCTGGGGGGCAGAGATATCACCGGCGAAACCCCGTCTGCGAACGCCGCACTGGTCTTCCGTCCCTTCCCCAAAGTGCCGGTCACGCTGCTGTTCTGGGACGCAGAGGAGGATGATGCGTTCGATGCCAAGGTCAAGCTCCTGTTTGATGAAACCATCACAGAGCATCTGGATATCGAATCCATCCTCTTTCTAAGTGAGCGGCTGGTTCAGCTCTTGTGCGGCGACGAGGGGTGA
- a CDS encoding TetR/AcrR family transcriptional regulator: MFTPNKDHNKTPMDYAQFKKLIAESKEDLYKKTFAENRDSIRVKKEQTAMRNLEKIFCAVLRISNEKGFQTMSMRDLSKAANLSMGALYAYFSSKEELLGMLQRQGRELVRQMLTEQIEKEKTASARLRVAIKISLYLSEAMQPWFYFSYMETKNLNEKERKKAIAGELHTETMITDILASGEAEGIFRHRNHRLSASVINAMLQEWYLKRWKYARRGISVDHYAGFILDFVESFYLTPPTVPSHHK, encoded by the coding sequence TTGTTCACCCCGAATAAAGATCACAACAAAACGCCTATGGATTATGCCCAATTCAAAAAACTGATCGCCGAATCCAAAGAGGATTTATACAAAAAAACCTTTGCTGAGAACCGGGATTCCATCAGGGTCAAAAAAGAACAGACCGCCATGCGGAATCTGGAAAAGATATTTTGCGCAGTTCTCAGAATCAGCAATGAAAAAGGGTTTCAGACCATGAGTATGCGGGATCTCAGCAAGGCCGCAAATCTGAGCATGGGGGCGCTCTATGCGTATTTTTCCAGCAAAGAGGAGCTGCTGGGCATGCTTCAGCGCCAGGGGCGTGAGCTGGTCAGGCAGATGCTGACGGAACAGATCGAAAAGGAAAAGACCGCATCAGCCCGGCTTCGTGTCGCCATAAAAATTTCGCTTTATCTGAGTGAGGCCATGCAGCCCTGGTTTTATTTTTCCTATATGGAGACTAAGAATCTGAATGAAAAGGAACGGAAAAAAGCCATTGCCGGTGAACTCCATACAGAAACAATGATCACCGACATCCTGGCATCCGGGGAAGCCGAAGGGATTTTCAGACACCGGAATCACCGGCTCAGTGCCAGTGTCATCAATGCCATGCTTCAGGAGTGGTATCTGAAACGCTGGAAATACGCCAGACGGGGCATTTCCGTGGACCATTACGCCGGTTTCATCCTCGATTTTGTCGAGTCATTTTACCTGACGCCCCCGACAGTCCCTTCTCACCACAAGTGA
- a CDS encoding bifunctional acetyl-CoA hydrolase/transferase family protein/GNAT family N-acetyltransferase, whose product MKVQKKISHKQVTAPEAISKIRKGSRVFIGSGCGEPRHLIRTLARSTEMQDIMLYQMLSLTLAEYMDDADFLERFSLKLFFISAGMRKAAFEGKIDYIPAYLSEIPELFDSNQIGLDVALIQVSPPDRFGYCSLGISVDVTRAGCKNARTVIAQVNPNMPRTCGDTFVHVDEIDWLVFHEEPLAEAVPDIPDEEVARRIAFYVSDLVEDGATLQVGFGRLPYVILECLGHKNDLGIHTQMITDAYIPLFENGIINNRKKTFMPERAVATLCMGSRKVYDYVDNNPMFYFRSSDFVNDPAIVALNDNLISISSALEVDLTGQVCADSVGHLFYSGIGDQANFIRGAAMSKGGFSIIALPSTAKNGTVSRIVPNLSEGAGVATLRGDVNFVVTEYGIAQLRGKSIYQRVIELTQIAHPDFRSALIESAKSYHYIFSDQLAPRAEDQLFLEKYKSRMQLKNGKSMAVRPILPADEFAYRNFFYSLREETIYYRFFKKIRLFTHEMAQKHWANVDYRKNMSLIGLVQNRGHKEIMAVATYAEDQDNRAEVAFLVRENLQGMGIASYLLEKLEAIARENGYTGFSATVLPENRAMIRVFQKRYPGLTTRLEEGNILILMNFDLPDEERHPAV is encoded by the coding sequence ATGAAAGTCCAAAAAAAAATTTCCCACAAACAGGTAACGGCCCCGGAGGCCATCTCGAAGATCAGGAAGGGAAGCCGCGTCTTTATCGGCTCCGGGTGCGGTGAACCGCGTCACCTGATCCGCACCCTGGCCCGTTCAACGGAGATGCAGGATATCATGCTCTACCAGATGCTTTCCCTTACGCTGGCCGAGTATATGGATGATGCGGATTTTCTGGAACGCTTTTCCCTGAAACTTTTTTTTATCAGCGCAGGCATGAGGAAAGCCGCCTTTGAAGGTAAGATCGACTATATTCCGGCTTATCTTTCTGAAATTCCTGAACTTTTCGACAGCAACCAAATCGGTCTGGACGTGGCCCTGATTCAGGTCAGCCCGCCGGACCGGTTCGGCTATTGCAGCCTGGGCATATCGGTGGATGTGACCCGTGCCGGATGTAAAAACGCCCGGACCGTCATCGCCCAGGTCAACCCGAATATGCCGAGAACCTGCGGGGATACCTTTGTCCATGTGGATGAAATTGACTGGCTGGTTTTTCACGAAGAGCCCCTGGCCGAGGCTGTACCGGACATCCCCGACGAGGAGGTGGCCCGCCGTATTGCCTTTTACGTCTCCGATCTGGTCGAAGACGGCGCGACATTGCAGGTGGGGTTCGGGCGTCTCCCCTATGTCATCCTGGAGTGCCTTGGACACAAAAACGATCTGGGGATTCACACCCAGATGATCACGGACGCCTATATTCCCCTTTTTGAAAACGGGATTATCAACAACCGGAAGAAGACCTTTATGCCGGAGAGGGCCGTGGCCACCCTCTGCATGGGCTCCCGGAAAGTATATGACTATGTGGACAACAACCCAATGTTTTACTTCCGGTCTTCGGATTTCGTCAATGACCCGGCCATCGTGGCCCTCAACGACAACCTGATTTCCATCAGCTCAGCCCTGGAGGTGGACCTCACGGGACAGGTCTGCGCCGACTCTGTCGGCCACCTTTTTTACAGCGGCATCGGCGATCAGGCCAACTTTATCCGGGGCGCGGCCATGTCCAAAGGGGGGTTCTCCATTATCGCCCTCCCCTCAACCGCCAAAAACGGCACAGTCTCGCGCATTGTGCCCAATCTCAGCGAAGGGGCCGGTGTGGCCACGCTTCGGGGGGATGTCAACTTTGTGGTCACGGAATACGGCATCGCCCAGCTCCGGGGAAAGAGCATCTATCAGCGCGTCATAGAGCTGACCCAGATTGCCCACCCCGATTTCAGATCCGCGCTGATCGAATCGGCCAAATCCTACCACTACATCTTTTCAGATCAGCTGGCCCCCCGTGCGGAAGATCAGCTTTTCCTTGAAAAATACAAAAGCCGTATGCAACTGAAAAACGGCAAAAGCATGGCTGTCAGACCGATTCTTCCGGCGGATGAATTTGCCTACCGGAACTTCTTTTACTCGCTTCGGGAGGAAACGATCTATTACCGCTTCTTTAAAAAAATCCGGCTGTTTACCCACGAGATGGCCCAGAAGCACTGGGCCAACGTGGATTACCGGAAGAATATGTCACTGATCGGCCTGGTTCAGAACAGGGGACACAAGGAGATCATGGCGGTGGCCACCTATGCGGAGGACCAGGACAACCGGGCTGAGGTGGCGTTCCTGGTACGGGAAAATCTTCAGGGGATGGGCATCGCCTCCTACCTGCTTGAAAAGCTGGAGGCCATCGCAAGGGAAAACGGGTATACAGGCTTTTCAGCCACAGTGCTGCCGGAAAACAGGGCCATGATCCGCGTATTTCAAAAACGGTACCCCGGACTGACGACACGCCTTGAAGAGGGGAATATTCTGATTCTGATGAATTTCGATCTGCCGGACGAAGAGAGACATCCCGCTGTCTGA
- a CDS encoding outer membrane lipoprotein-sorting protein, translating into MKSRLFVFMIVSVWFGLMTGIVSAQEPAEELTANEIVQKANHMSLYQGTDSKGSVTMVITDKQGRKRKRAFNILRKDEGEKDRDQKYFAYFLSPADVRKMVFMVHKSAAIERNDDRWLYMPGLDLVKRIASGDKRTSFVGSDFLYEDISGRNICEDRHELLKTTDVCHVIKNIPEKPDTVEFEYYLAYIDKKTFMPVKLEYFKKNDRLCRIIESWKIENIAAEENGKKVVYPTITHSVARDLENNSQTEMTFSDVRYNIGLNENIFTERYLRRPPRHVMR; encoded by the coding sequence ATGAAATCAAGATTATTTGTTTTTATGATCGTCAGCGTGTGGTTCGGACTTATGACAGGGATCGTTTCCGCGCAGGAACCGGCGGAAGAACTGACGGCGAATGAAATCGTCCAAAAGGCCAATCATATGTCCCTGTATCAGGGAACAGACAGTAAAGGCAGCGTGACAATGGTGATTACCGACAAACAGGGCCGCAAGCGGAAGCGGGCGTTTAACATCCTCCGGAAGGATGAGGGGGAAAAAGATCGGGATCAGAAGTATTTTGCCTACTTTCTGTCACCGGCGGACGTTCGGAAGATGGTCTTTATGGTACATAAAAGCGCCGCAATTGAAAGAAACGATGACCGATGGCTCTACATGCCCGGCCTGGATCTGGTCAAGCGCATTGCGTCCGGCGACAAGCGGACCAGTTTTGTCGGTTCGGATTTTCTGTATGAAGATATTTCCGGACGGAATATCTGTGAAGACAGACATGAGTTGTTGAAGACAACAGATGTATGCCACGTTATCAAAAACATCCCTGAAAAGCCTGATACCGTGGAGTTTGAATACTATCTCGCCTATATTGACAAAAAGACCTTTATGCCCGTGAAGCTGGAATATTTCAAAAAAAACGACCGGCTCTGCCGTATCATCGAATCCTGGAAAATCGAAAATATCGCGGCGGAAGAGAACGGCAAAAAGGTCGTCTATCCGACAATAACGCATTCTGTCGCCAGAGATCTGGAAAACAACAGCCAGACCGAAATGACGTTTTCCGATGTCCGGTACAATATCGGGCTTAATGAGAATATTTTTACAGAGCGTTATCTGAGAAGGCCTCCGAGACATGTGATGCGGTGA
- a CDS encoding MMPL family transporter: protein MKTFRETVIHFSVNHYKRVTLLIVVMTLMTGAFFPMVTMDTDPENMLEKDEPARVFHNKSKKRFDLSDTVVLGVINENDPDGVFNPATLKRIHELTEFAKTLRWQDAKHPDQSAGVIEVDMIAPSLVDHMSQDGPGVIRFEWLMSRPPETRKEALAIRDKALSNPLLKGQMVSEDGRAICMYLPLTDKLLSYRVYTALNEKIEALGGDEEYHITGLPVAEGAIGVEMFTQMGTAAPLAMAVIFGLLLLFFRKWVLIILPMIIATVSIICTMGLMIGFGFPVHILSSMLPIFLMSISMVDSVHVLSEFFDVYTKEKGRRQSIEEVMNTLFAPMLYTSLTTAAGFLSLTLAPIPPARVFGGFLSIGVMVAWLLTILFVPAYIMMIPERMLKNFGLSARQEEKENRMTRALQVLGRLTCHYAKPLLGVLAVLILVAIWGITQIRINDNYAKRFAKSHPLRKADIALNSHFGGTYTAYLVLEGKAPGKATEKDVRRIYKDLIRFADQVGSPYEKDRKKDQVQTRFQESNLFEGFLIRVKNPAGNEHERAPELARQIGRKLSYFARESDTFEGFLDSAIEYIEKISTNAPDEEYYAWQELQRFFGIEKERLKTFKRPEVLGYMAGLQAHMEQAGLIGKSISVADVVRKVNQELMDGKPENFRIPYKLQGVAECYLQYQQSHRPNDLWHLVSPDYRHANIRMQFTSGDSMNTKAAVRAVEAYFRNHAPPTELTYRWAGLHYINLVLEGKLVWGFLNAFVGSFLVVFIMMSFLFRSPLWGLLCMVPLSVTLVVIYGITGIIGKDYDLPIAVLSALSIGMAVDFAIHFLERSRAAYREKGSWRSVVPVMFGEPARAISRNVLVIAIGFLPLLVAPLVPYKTTGVMLFAILAVSGLITLLALPAVLTVAEKRFFRQVGDSGFETVRDGNGTAEPLGNNSGRGKQMLRRTASLTLFLSGIPVIATSIILYIGPPTHVAHFSDWTMLGLTKCQWNAVHIMVGLLFLIAMLFHIGFNWKPILVYLKNRRREMVLFTRPFVVSLVITAYVCVGTLWGLPPMSRIIQWVRSVKIAHVRTYGTPPYGQAERSSLESIAMYMCWDVEKSIAALRKKGIRVDSPGQSIKAISRNNRISTSAVLETMKNENEG, encoded by the coding sequence ATGAAAACATTCAGAGAAACCGTGATTCATTTCTCGGTCAATCACTACAAGCGGGTCACCCTGTTAATCGTCGTGATGACGCTGATGACCGGCGCGTTTTTCCCGATGGTGACGATGGACACAGATCCTGAGAACATGCTGGAAAAAGACGAGCCTGCACGGGTTTTTCACAACAAATCCAAAAAGCGGTTCGATCTCAGCGATACCGTGGTGCTGGGCGTCATCAACGAAAACGATCCGGACGGCGTGTTCAATCCGGCAACCCTGAAGCGTATCCATGAGCTGACCGAATTTGCAAAGACGCTTCGCTGGCAGGATGCGAAACATCCGGATCAGTCCGCCGGTGTTATTGAGGTGGATATGATCGCCCCGTCGCTGGTCGATCACATGAGCCAGGACGGTCCCGGCGTCATCCGGTTTGAGTGGCTGATGTCCCGCCCGCCGGAGACCAGAAAAGAAGCCCTGGCAATCCGGGACAAAGCCCTTTCAAATCCGCTGCTCAAAGGCCAGATGGTTTCGGAAGACGGCAGGGCGATCTGCATGTATCTGCCGCTGACGGACAAGTTGCTGAGCTATCGGGTCTATACCGCGCTCAATGAGAAAATCGAAGCGCTGGGCGGGGATGAGGAATATCATATCACCGGCCTGCCCGTGGCGGAGGGGGCGATCGGCGTGGAGATGTTTACCCAGATGGGCACTGCGGCACCGCTGGCAATGGCGGTCATTTTCGGCCTGCTGCTGCTCTTTTTCCGAAAATGGGTGCTGATTATCCTGCCGATGATCATTGCAACTGTTTCGATCATCTGCACAATGGGCCTGATGATCGGGTTCGGTTTTCCGGTTCATATCCTGAGTTCGATGCTGCCGATTTTCCTGATGTCAATTTCCATGGTCGATTCGGTACATGTGCTTTCGGAATTTTTTGATGTCTACACAAAAGAAAAGGGCCGCAGACAGTCCATAGAAGAGGTTATGAACACCCTGTTTGCGCCGATGCTTTACACGTCGCTGACCACCGCGGCGGGATTTCTGTCGCTGACACTGGCGCCCATCCCGCCCGCGAGGGTGTTTGGCGGGTTCCTCAGCATCGGGGTGATGGTGGCATGGCTGCTGACGATTCTGTTTGTGCCTGCCTATATTATGATGATCCCGGAGCGAATGCTGAAAAACTTCGGTCTCTCCGCCCGGCAGGAGGAAAAAGAGAACCGGATGACGCGGGCACTGCAAGTCCTCGGCAGACTGACCTGTCATTATGCAAAACCGCTTCTGGGAGTGCTGGCGGTCCTGATTTTGGTGGCCATCTGGGGAATTACGCAAATCCGGATCAATGACAACTATGCCAAGCGGTTTGCCAAAAGCCACCCGCTCCGCAAAGCGGATATCGCGCTGAACAGCCACTTCGGCGGAACCTATACGGCCTACCTGGTACTTGAAGGCAAAGCCCCCGGAAAAGCGACGGAAAAGGATGTTCGGAGAATTTATAAAGACCTTATCCGCTTTGCGGATCAGGTTGGAAGTCCGTATGAAAAGGACCGGAAAAAGGATCAGGTACAAACGCGCTTTCAGGAGAGCAATCTGTTCGAGGGGTTTCTGATCCGCGTTAAAAATCCGGCCGGAAATGAACATGAAAGGGCACCGGAACTGGCCAGGCAGATCGGTCGGAAGCTTTCTTATTTTGCACGGGAAAGCGATACGTTTGAAGGATTTCTCGATTCGGCTATTGAATATATTGAGAAAATATCCACAAATGCCCCGGATGAGGAATATTATGCCTGGCAGGAATTGCAGCGCTTTTTCGGCATTGAGAAAGAGCGGCTGAAGACCTTCAAGCGGCCTGAAGTGCTTGGGTACATGGCCGGTTTGCAGGCCCATATGGAACAGGCCGGACTAATCGGCAAAAGCATCTCGGTTGCCGATGTGGTGCGCAAGGTCAACCAGGAACTGATGGACGGCAAACCGGAAAATTTCCGTATTCCCTACAAGTTGCAGGGGGTTGCCGAGTGTTATCTGCAATACCAGCAGAGCCATCGGCCCAATGATCTGTGGCACCTTGTTTCACCGGATTACCGGCACGCCAATATCCGTATGCAGTTCACAAGCGGGGACAGCATGAACACGAAGGCTGCTGTCAGGGCTGTCGAAGCGTATTTCAGGAACCACGCGCCGCCGACCGAACTGACATATCGCTGGGCGGGTCTGCACTATATCAACCTCGTTCTGGAGGGCAAACTGGTCTGGGGGTTCCTGAACGCCTTTGTCGGGAGTTTTCTGGTGGTTTTCATTATGATGTCCTTTCTGTTCCGGTCGCCGCTGTGGGGCCTGCTGTGCATGGTCCCACTGTCCGTCACCCTGGTGGTGATTTACGGAATCACCGGGATCATCGGCAAGGATTACGATTTGCCCATCGCGGTGCTGAGCGCCCTGTCCATCGGCATGGCCGTCGATTTCGCGATTCACTTTCTGGAGCGCAGCCGCGCCGCATATCGCGAAAAAGGTTCCTGGAGAAGCGTGGTTCCGGTGATGTTCGGGGAACCGGCGCGGGCGATCAGCCGAAACGTGCTTGTAATCGCAATCGGATTTCTGCCCCTGCTGGTGGCGCCACTGGTGCCGTATAAGACAACGGGGGTTATGTTGTTTGCAATCCTGGCCGTATCGGGTCTCATCACCCTGCTGGCCCTGCCTGCGGTTTTAACCGTCGCGGAAAAACGGTTTTTCAGACAGGTCGGGGATTCCGGATTCGAGACGGTTCGGGACGGTAACGGCACGGCGGAGCCGTTGGGGAACAATTCCGGGAGAGGGAAACAGATGCTGCGCCGGACAGCATCCCTGACGCTTTTTCTGTCGGGAATCCCCGTCATTGCAACCAGCATTATTCTTTACATCGGCCCGCCCACCCACGTCGCGCATTTTTCGGACTGGACGATGCTGGGACTCACCAAGTGTCAATGGAACGCCGTGCATATCATGGTCGGTCTGTTGTTTCTGATCGCCATGCTCTTTCATATCGGATTTAACTGGAAGCCGATTCTTGTCTATCTGAAAAACAGGAGAAGAGAGATGGTTCTGTTTACAAGGCCTTTTGTGGTTTCACTGGTCATTACGGCCTATGTATGCGTGGGCACCCTCTGGGGGCTGCCGCCGATGAGCCGGATTATCCAATGGGTCAGATCCGTCAAAATCGCGCACGTCAGAACTTACGGAACGCCCCCCTACGGACAGGCGGAGCGGTCGTCGCTTGAAAGTATTGCCATGTATATGTGCTGGGACGTTGAAAAGAGCATTGCCGCCCTCCGTAAAAAGGGAATCCGGGTGGACTCCCCCGGTCAGTCGATAAAGGCCATTTCCCGGAATAACCGGATATCAACGAGCGCCGTGCTCGAAACCATGAAAAATGAAAACGAGGGTTAA